A portion of the Tachysurus fulvidraco isolate hzauxx_2018 chromosome 8, HZAU_PFXX_2.0, whole genome shotgun sequence genome contains these proteins:
- the LOC113640111 gene encoding putative C-type lectin domain family 20 member A, producing MEQHFFILLFFTGFVPLTLPVPHKYYLIQQGEMWISAQAYCKVNHSDLAIIESNNNMIRLQNEAQRQQFSSSAWIGLWNDVNSWYWSYGYWPLGNMRKWAGVEPNNSGGHQECVAIVTTGWADRTCTETFPFLCFDDRETGNSRYIYYSQLKSWYDAQSYCRQYHTDLASTRDATEYSVVYNLVTSLTRYTWIGLTRHSWKWTDQTNFSTISWMPGKPDNVLGNENCGYLNNSQAIDAKCSDVMPFFCYSVITGKMQVIRITVQSSQDMNDPAVMSATLEQIKQKWKALGLADDITVRWRVRSQGAVFQKK from the exons ATGGAGCAGCATTTCTTCATACTCCTGTTTTTCACAG GATTTGTCCCCCTCACACTGCCTGTCCCTCATAAGTACTATCTGATCCAACAAGGGGAAATGTGGATTTCTGCTCAGGCTTACTGTAAGGTCAACCACAGTGACCTGGCTATAATTGAAAGTAACAATAACATGATTCGCCTTCAAAATGAAGCACAAAGACAACAATTCAGTTCTAGTGCTTGGATTGGACTGTGGAATGATGTCAACAGCTGGTACTGGTCTTATGGATATTGGCCACTGGGAAATATGAGAAAATGGGCTGGTGTGGAGCCTAACAATAGTGGTGGACATCAAGAGTGTGTCGCAATCGTTACCACGGGTTGGGCAGATAGaacatgtacagaaacatttccttTTCTGTGCTTTGATG aCAGGGAAACTGGAAACTccagatatatttattattctcaATTAAAGTCTTGGTATGATGCTCAGAGTTACTGCAGACAGTATCACACAGACCTGGCCAGCACAAGAGATGCAACAGAAtactcagttgtatataatTTGGTAACTTCTTTGACAAGATACACTTGGATTGGTTTGACCAGACACTCCTGGAAGTGGACAGACCAAACCAACTTCTCTACCATCAGTTGGATGCCTGGAAAACCTGATAATGTCCTGGGGAATGAAAACTGTGGTTATTTAAATAATAGTCAGGCCATTGATGCAAAGTGCTCTGATGTAATGCCATTCTTCTGTTACTCAG TAATCACAGGAAAAATGCAAGTTATAAGAATTACGGTCCAGTCCAGTCAGGATATGAATGATCCTGCTGTAATGTCTGCCACACTAGAGCAG atcaaacaaaaaTGGAAAGCTCTTGGGCTGGCAGACGACATCactgtgagatggagagtacgATCACAGGGAGCGGTGTTTCAGAAAAAGTAG
- the LOC113640107 gene encoding putative C-type lectin domain family 20 member A — protein MEQHFFILLFFTGFVPLTLPVPHKYYLIQQGEMWISAQAYCKVNHSDLAIIESNNDMIRLQNEAQRQQFSSSAWIGLWNDVNSWYWSYGYEPLGNMIKWAAIEPNNKYGNQECVAIVTTGWSDRTCTETFPFLCFDDRETGNSRYIYYSQLKSWYDAQSYCRQYHTDLASTRDATEYSVVYNLVTSLTTYTWIGLTRHSWKWTDQTNFSTISWMPGKPDNALGNENCGFLNNSQAIDAKCSDVMPFFCYSVITGKMQVIRITVQSSQDMNDPAVMSATLEQIKQKWKALGLADDITVRWRVRSQGAVFQKK, from the exons ATGGAGCAGCATTTCTTCATACTCCTGTTTTTCACAG GATTTGTCCCCCTCACACTGCCTGTCCCTCATAAGTACTATCTGATCCAACAAGGGGAAATGTGGATTTCTGCTCAGGCTTACTGTAAGGTCAACCACAGTGACCTGGCTATTATTGAAAGTAACAATGACATGATTCGCCTTCAAAATGAAGCACAAAGACAACAATTCAGTTCTAGTGCTTGGATTGGACTGTGGAATGATGTCAACAGCTGGTACTGGTCTTATGGATATGAGCCACTGGGAAATATGATAAAATGGGCTGCTATAGAGCCTAACAATAAATATGGAAATCAAGAGTGTGTCGCAATCGTTACCACGGGTTGGTCAGATAGaacatgtacagaaacatttccttTTCTGTGCTTTGATG ACAGGGAAACTGGAAACTccagatatatttattattctcaATTAAAGTCTTGGTATGATGCTCAGAGTTACTGCAGACAGTATCACACAGACCTGGCCAGCACAAGAGATGCAACAGAAtactcagttgtatataatTTGGTAACTTCTTTGACAACATACACTTGGATTGGTTTGACCAGACACTCCTGGAAGTGGACAGACCAAACCAACTTCTCTACCATCAGTTGGATGCCTGGAAAACCTGATAATGCCCTGGGGAATGAAAACTGtggttttttaaataatagtcAGGCCATTGATGCAAAGTGCTCTGATGTAATGCCATTCTTCTGTTACTCAG TAATCACAGGAAAAATGCAAGTCATAAGAATTACGGTCCAGTCCAGTCAGGATATGAATGATCCTGCTGTAATGTCTGCCACACTAGAGCAG atcaaacaaaaaTGGAAAGCTCTTGGGCTGGCAGACGACATCactgtgagatggagagtacgATCACAGGGAGCGGTGTTTCAGAAAAAGTAG